The proteins below come from a single Ruegeria sp. THAF33 genomic window:
- a CDS encoding GTP-binding protein yields the protein MNNAPKEPVPLTILTGFLGAGKTTLLNHILTGDHGLKVGILVNDFGSINVDAELVVDVEDGMISLANGCVCCQIRDDLVESVAALIERDDPIEYILLEASGVADPASIYMTFVDSAYRDLIRLDSVTCVVDADQVFTYDDPDLAKLKLQQIGFADLVILNKVDLAGVEETAKVKRWIDGFFSRVRIVPAVKCNVPLEILLSVGRFDVSRAMADQAHSHDHEHHHKHNHGSFFSTWSYTRDAPLQRKALERMIKRELPSNIYRCKGFVYLDDDPNSRYLLQVVGRRVELTKDRPWGGEDPANRIVAIAHKTTLDQAHLCELFDACSGSSVGNENSEVVTVATG from the coding sequence ATGAATAACGCCCCAAAAGAACCTGTCCCGCTGACGATCCTAACAGGGTTTCTGGGTGCGGGAAAAACCACGCTTCTTAACCACATTCTGACAGGCGATCATGGGTTGAAAGTCGGCATACTTGTAAATGACTTCGGCTCGATCAATGTCGATGCAGAACTGGTTGTTGACGTCGAAGATGGGATGATCAGCCTCGCGAACGGCTGCGTCTGTTGCCAGATCCGAGATGATCTCGTTGAGTCGGTCGCAGCGTTGATCGAGCGTGATGATCCCATTGAGTACATACTGCTTGAAGCCAGCGGAGTTGCAGATCCGGCAAGCATCTATATGACCTTCGTGGATTCAGCATATCGCGATCTGATACGGCTTGACAGTGTGACGTGTGTCGTCGACGCCGATCAAGTCTTTACTTATGACGACCCGGACCTTGCCAAGCTCAAGCTGCAGCAGATCGGATTTGCGGATCTTGTAATCCTTAACAAAGTTGATTTGGCAGGAGTCGAGGAAACTGCAAAGGTAAAGAGGTGGATAGACGGCTTCTTCTCAAGGGTTCGCATCGTTCCTGCCGTCAAATGTAACGTTCCACTCGAAATCCTGCTATCTGTCGGTCGTTTCGATGTTTCTCGCGCAATGGCTGATCAAGCGCATAGCCACGACCACGAACATCATCATAAGCACAATCACGGTTCTTTCTTTAGCACCTGGAGTTATACGCGCGACGCGCCATTGCAGCGCAAAGCACTGGAACGAATGATCAAGAGAGAACTGCCTTCAAACATCTATCGCTGCAAGGGATTTGTTTACCTGGATGACGACCCGAACAGCCGTTATTTGCTGCAAGTTGTCGGGCGGCGGGTCGAGTTGACAAAAGACCGCCCTTGGGGGGGCGAGGATCCGGCAAACCGGATCGTTGCCATCGCACACAAAACAACTCTTGATCAAGCGCACTTGTGTGAGTTGTTCGATGCTTGCTCTGGTTCGTCTGTCGGGAACGAAAATAGCGAAGTTGTAACTGTCGCAACAGGATAG
- a CDS encoding DUF1622 domain-containing protein, producing the protein MHELEILIVQAASYIQVLFEAASVIVVAAGGIAFARAFIMHRKSDAEPVARRILGKYLIVALELQLGADIIATATDPTIEELAKLTAIAFVRTFLDYFLVREIREERVEDKPSET; encoded by the coding sequence ATGCATGAGTTGGAAATCCTGATCGTTCAAGCGGCGAGTTACATCCAGGTTCTATTCGAAGCGGCGAGCGTCATCGTTGTTGCTGCTGGAGGCATCGCCTTTGCACGAGCGTTCATTATGCATCGAAAGTCGGATGCCGAGCCAGTCGCACGGCGCATCCTTGGAAAATACCTGATTGTGGCGCTCGAACTGCAACTAGGCGCGGATATTATTGCAACTGCAACAGACCCAACAATCGAAGAATTGGCGAAACTGACAGCCATCGCCTTCGTCCGAACCTTTCTCGACTATTTCCTCGTTCGGGAAATTCGCGAGGAGAGAGTCGAGGATAAACCAAGTGAAACCTGA
- a CDS encoding YidH family protein: MDFDDEDMPQRSNNQLAGERTDLAFERSRLASDRTTMGYMRTATSLVGFGFSIPALFRILTDVPGLEEVPIEHARFVGLFMLILAVIMLSVAIIQQITFLKRISDISGKPFPISPALVSAGLILAVAIYATISILWNVEPL; the protein is encoded by the coding sequence ATGGACTTTGACGACGAGGACATGCCGCAGCGTTCTAACAATCAGTTGGCCGGCGAACGAACAGATCTGGCGTTCGAGCGGTCCCGGCTCGCGTCGGACAGGACGACCATGGGATATATGAGAACGGCTACGTCGCTCGTTGGTTTTGGCTTCTCTATACCCGCACTATTCAGAATTTTGACTGATGTGCCTGGGTTGGAAGAGGTTCCGATAGAACATGCACGTTTTGTCGGATTATTCATGCTGATACTGGCTGTAATAATGCTATCTGTCGCCATCATACAGCAAATTACTTTTCTTAAGCGGATCTCTGATATCTCAGGAAAGCCATTTCCGATTTCACCTGCGCTGGTCTCAGCCGGGTTGATCTTGGCGGTCGCTATTTACGCTACAATCAGCATCCTTTGGAATGTGGAACCATTGTGA